AATACCCTGTAATTCCTGCCTTTTATATATTTTTCCACAATTACGAGGTCACTAATATTTTTTGCATTTCTGTATGCAACAAGAACATTTTCTTTATTTGTTAAATTTAAAAATACGCCCCTGCCTTGATTACCATTATACGGTTTTATAGCTACAGGATATCCTATCTCTTCTGCAATTGAAATAGCATCATCTTCATTATAGGCAATACTGCCTTCGGGAACAGCAAAACCATATTCTTTTAATATTTGTTTTGTCAGTAATTTATCGCAGGCAATATCAACTGCGATACAGTTTGTATTCTGAGATATAGTTCCTTCTACCATTTTTTGATATCTTCCATATCCAAGTCTTAAGATACTTCCATTTCCTACTCTTTCTACAGGTATTCCTGCATATTCAGCTGCTTTTTTTATTGCCATTGTGCTAGGTCCAAGTTCTATTTCAACAACTACTTTTCTAATCTCTTCTAATTTTTTTTCTAAATTAATATTTTCCTTATTTATTAATTTATTTACAATTTCAACCGCCAGCTTTGAAAGTCTTAAAGCACATTCTTCAAGACCATACTCAAATATTATATTATAGATATCACCTTCCACCATCCTGGCTTTGCCGAACTTTGAATTATATCCAAGCAAATATTCCAACTCAAGTATTATATGTTCAGTTACATGTGGAATGTAAGTACCCTCTTTAAGCCTTTTTAAAAATCCTCCTTCATATCCATAAGAACAATTATGCTTTGCTAAGCCAGGCAAAAGCTCTATTAGCCTATCATTAAATCCCGGTATATCTTTCGTAGGTAAATTTTGCCCTTCTATATCAACAGTTAACTTTATAACAGGTCTATGGCAATATATATTTCTGCCGCGGTATACCCTTATGTCTTTTATAATCATTATTTTTCCTCCTTGATTTTCTTTAAAGGTTCCCTCATTTTCATATCAAATCCGAATCCCGAAGGAAGTATGTGGAGTTTTACATTTGTCAATGCAAGTATTTCATTAGGACTTGATTCAGACACATTTGTATTTTTTAATGTCCTTCCATCTACAATAGTGACAGCATTCGAACCAATTACCCTGAAACTGTTTCCTTCAACTATAATTGCTGTATCTTCATCTATTCCAATCCCAAGATTATTAGGATTTTCTGCTATTGCTGTTAATAACCTGCCTATCCTGCCTCTTTGTGCAAAATGCTGATCTATAACCACATCATTCAAAAGCCCTAATCCCGGAGCCATATTTATCGTGCATTTTCTCGGAGCTTCTTCATCGTCTCCACCTATTATCATTGTCCTTGACATAACGGAAGCACCGGCACTTGTACCAACTATTAATACACCGTTTCTATTAATTTCTTTTAATAATATATCAATTCCACTGCCTCCAAGTATACTCGTTATCCTTAATTGATCGCCTCCTGTAAAAAACACACAAGTACAATCCCTTATTCTTTCTGCTGTTTTTTTTTCATTGGCATCTTCACGAGAATTTATGTTAACCGATTCAACCTCTGCCGCTCCTATTTCTTTAAAAATATCTATATACAATTTTCCTACTTCTTCAAAATGCTCTGTTGCAGTTGTCATAATAATTATTTTGCCATCCCTTCCCCCTGAAAGTTTAACTACTTCTTTTAATATTTCACATTTTCCTTTCTTATCTTCAGCACCGCCTATTATTACAAGATTACCTCCTGCAATATTCTCCATTTTATTTCCTCCAATTCTGAAAATAAATATACCTTCAGGTATACATATTTATTATGCCTGAAGGTATATTGCAATATACAATTTATTATTAAATTATAGCTTTTCTTGCTTTATCAATTGCCTGAATCTCCTCTGCCGAAAGAGGATATTTTGATTGTCCTCTTTCTACCGGCTTTGCAAATGTTGCGGTTTCATTTCTCCCATATATTCCAGAAAGCACTATGCCATTATCTTCACTGTCAAGTAATGCTATAGAAAAACTGAGGTCTGAACCAACATCATTGAATGCATTGTATCTAATAATACCTACTTTTTTTATTGCTGCTTTCATCTCATTATTTATCATGCTTAGTTCCATGCGAAATTTATCAAGTTTCGAATTAAACTCCTCGGTTTTTTTGATATTTTCTGATAAAATCTCAATTATATCGTTTGTTCCAATTTCCCTCATAACATTTTTATACTGCCTTTTTAATTTTGAGTATTTTGAATTAATAGCCAAAATAATTAAAAATTCAAATATATTTAATAAAAATATAAACAATACAATTAATACGATATATTTATTAATCAATGTCAATAATTGCTGCATAATGTTTACCTCCGTTTATTAAAATTAATTTTTAGTTGTTTAATTTAAAATATTATACCGTTTCTTTAGCTATTTTCCATAATGCGGTTATAGCTTTATCAATTTCGTTTTCTGTGTTAAAATAGCCAAAACCAAACCTTACAGTTCCACTTCTTAAAGTTCCTATTGTCTGATGCGCCAATGAAGAACAGTGCAATCCTGACCTTGTTGCAATGTCAAAAGCTTTATCAAGTATATAGCTAACCTCCCCAGCATCTATATCTTTAATATTTAGGGATACAATACCTACCCTTTTTTCTGCATTATCCTCACCATACAATATCACATTGGGAATATCTTTGACACCCTCTAAAAACCTTTTAATTAATTTTTTTTCATGGTTTCTTATATTTTTTATTCCTATTTTCTTAATAAATTTTACTCCTTCTTTTAGTCCTGCTATACCCGGCGTATTTGGTGTTCCGCTTTCTAATTTGTCCGGCATAATATCAGGCTGAAATATGGATTCTGATATACTGCCCGTTCCTCCTTCTTTAATTGTATGTAAGTTTATTTTATCACTTACATATAAGCCACCTGTCCCCTGCGGACCAAATAAGGATT
This is a stretch of genomic DNA from Aceticella autotrophica. It encodes these proteins:
- a CDS encoding DUF4446 family protein, with amino-acid sequence MQQLLTLINKYIVLIVLFIFLLNIFEFLIILAINSKYSKLKRQYKNVMREIGTNDIIEILSENIKKTEEFNSKLDKFRMELSMINNEMKAAIKKVGIIRYNAFNDVGSDLSFSIALLDSEDNGIVLSGIYGRNETATFAKPVERGQSKYPLSAEEIQAIDKARKAII
- a CDS encoding cyanophycinase; the protein is MENIAGGNLVIIGGAEDKKGKCEILKEVVKLSGGRDGKIIIMTTATEHFEEVGKLYIDIFKEIGAAEVESVNINSREDANEKKTAERIRDCTCVFFTGGDQLRITSILGGSGIDILLKEINRNGVLIVGTSAGASVMSRTMIIGGDDEEAPRKCTINMAPGLGLLNDVVIDQHFAQRGRIGRLLTAIAENPNNLGIGIDEDTAIIVEGNSFRVIGSNAVTIVDGRTLKNTNVSESSPNEILALTNVKLHILPSGFGFDMKMREPLKKIKEEK